From Coriobacteriia bacterium:
TGCTCGTCTCGCTCGTGTTCGGCCTCGTGGCGGGCATTCCGCTCGTCGACCAGACGCTCGACGACGGGACGAAGGTCTCCGGCATCGCGTCGGTCATCGGCGCCGGCTTCTCGGGCACGTTCACGAGCATCGGCATCGTCATCATCCTCGGTGCGCTCGTGGGCTCCATCCTCGAGGCGACGGGCGGCGCGTTCAAGCTGGCCGACATGGTCGTCAAGCTCGTCGGCAAGAAGCACCCCGAGATCGCCATGGCGCTCATGGGCTGGATCGTCTCCATCCCCGTGTTCTGCGACTCGGGCTTCGTCATCCTGAACCCCATCCGCAAGGCCATCGTTAAGCGCACGGCCGCGAGCTCCGTCATGCTCACGGTGTGCCTGTCGGCCGGCCTGTACATCTCGCACGTGTTCATCCCACCGACGCCCGGCCCCATCGCCGCAGCTGGCTCGCTGGGCCTGTCCGAGGACCTGCTGCTCGTCATGGGCATGGGCGTGCTTGCGTCCATCATCCCGCTCATCGCCGGCATCCTGTACGCCCGCTTCATCGGCAAGCGCGTCAAGGCCGCCGATGAGGCCGACGCCGCAGAGACCGTCGCCACGTACGAGGAGCTCAAGGCTCAGTACGGCACGCTGCCCGGCGGCTTCAACACGCTGGCCCCCATCGTGGTGCCCATCGTGCTCATGGCCCTCGGCTCCGTCTCGTCCATGGCCGGCTGGACTGGCGTCATCGACGACCTGCTGACGTTCTTCGGCACGCCGATGATCGCCCTGGCCGTCGGCACCGTGTTCGGCGTCATCCAGCTCGCCTCGACGGGCAAGCTCGACAAGTTCTACGACCTGTGCCAGGAGACGCTCAAGGTCGTCGGCCCCATCCTGTTCATCACGGCCGCCGGCGGCGTGCTGGGCAAGGTCATCTCGTCCACCGACATCGTGAACTTCATCAAGAGCCAGGCAGGCGCCCTGGAGATGCTCGGCATCTTCTTCCCGTTCCTGCTCGCCGCCATCCTCAAGACGGCGCAGGGCTCCTCGACGGTCGCCATCACGACGACGGCCGGCATGCTCGCCCCCCTCATGACGACGCTCGGCTTCGACATGCCTGTCGCGGCCGCCCTCGCCGTCATGGCCATCGGCGCTGGTGCCATGACGGTCAGCCACGCGAACGACTCGTACTTCTGGGTCGTCACGAACTTCGGTGCCATGCAGCCTGACCAGGGCTATCGCACGCAGACGATCGCGACGGGCATCCTGGGCGTCTCCGGCATCGTCGGCATCTGGATCATCTACATGATCTGTGGGGCCATGGGCCTGGCGTAGGCCAGCGTTCAACCTCGGCGGGAATCCCCCCGATCGCGTTACAATTGACCGAGCTCTCGTCTGGGCCCGCGCGAGATCACCGAATCCGCGCGGGCCCGTCGCATGAAAGGAGGCCGTGGTGTACTCGAACTTCCTCATCGTCCCCGACTCGTTCAAGGGAACCATGAGCGCTATCGACGTGTGCCGCATCATGGCCGAGACGCTGCAAGAGCGCTTCCCCGACGCCACGATTCGCACCATCCCCGTGGCCGACGGTGGCGAGGGCAGCGTCGACGCCTTCCTGGCCGCGCTGCCCGGCAAGCGCATGGAAGCCACCGTGTGCGGGCCCTATCGCGAGTCCATCCCCTCGTACTACGGGCTGCTCGACAACGGGACAGCCGTCATCGAGATGGCCGCAGCGGCCGGCCTGCCCCTGGTGGGCGAGAACCGCCACGCCGAGAAGACGACGACGTATGGCGTAGGCCAGCTGCTGCTCGATGCCCTGGACCACGGAGCAACGCGCGTCATCATGGGCCTGGGCGGCAGCTCGACCAACGACGGCGGCTGCGGTATGGCAGCGGCGTGCGGCGTGCGGTTCCTCGACGAAACGGGCGAGGCATTCGTGCCGGTGGGCGAGACGCTGTCGCACATCGCGCATATCGACATGCGGGGGCTCGATCCGCGGCTCAAGGACGTCGAGATCGTCACGATGTGCGACATCGACAACCCGCTGTGCGGCACGACGGGAGCAGCGGCCATATTCGGCCCGCAGAAGGGCGCGACGCCCAGCCAGGTTCGCATGCTGGACGAGGGCCTGGCGCACCTGGCGTCCGTCATCCTGGCCGACCTGCGGCGCTACGTGCTCAGCGTGCCCGGCGGCGGCGCGGCGGGAGGCATGGGCGCCGGCATGGTGGCGTTCTTTGGGTCGCCGTTGCAGATGGGCATCCAGACCGTGCTCGACACGGCCGGCTTCAACGAGCTCGTGCGCGAGGCGGACGTCGTGTTCTCGGGCGAGGGCTGCTTCGACGGTCAGTCACTGCACGGCAAGGTCGTCGTCGGCGTGGCGAGCCGCTGCAAGGCCGCCGGTAAGCCGCTCATCGCCGTGGCAGGCGCCATCGACGACACGGTCATCGCCTCGGCCGTCGAGGCCGGAGTGAGCCACCTGTGCTGCATCAACCGTACGGGCGTGCCGCTGTCCATCGCCCTGAAGCACCCGCGCTCCAACCTTGCGCATACGATGGGCCTGCTGTCCGAGGTGCTGGCGACGACGTCCGTGAACGAGCTGCCTCCGCGTATCCATCTTCCCGGCGACGCTGGAGCCGAGGAAATGCCCGGCGCGATGATGCCGTTCTAGCGCGTTTCAGGTTAGCCGACTGCGCCGGTCGCGGGGCTCTGGAGCCCTCTCGGCCGGCGCATTATTTTTCACAACAGAAAATCCGTAAAACGTACTATTCTTCACCACAAGTCTGCTGTGCATGGGGGATGGGAATGGGGACCGTGCCCTGCGTGCAACTGAGCTGACGCAGTATAGGCAAACGACCGTTAGGAGCTGTCATGGCTCACGAACCCTCCCCCGGCAACGAGCTCAAGCACGGAGCCATCGGCACGCTCGCGCTCGTGTTCCTCGTCATCGCCGCAGCCGCGCCCCTGGGCGCCTCCGCAACGAACACGCCGCTCATCTTCATGCTGGGCAACGGGGCAGCGGCGCCGATGGACTTCGTGTTCATAGGCATCCTGCTGCTGTTCTTCTCCGTAGGCTTTACGGCCATGGCGTCGCACGTGACGAACGCCGGCGCCTTCTACACGTACATCTCCATGGGCATGGGAAAGAAACTCGGCACAGCAGCGGGCTACGTCGCCGTCGCCGCCTATAACATGCTCTCCGTCTACCTCGTGAGCGCCGGCGGAACGTTTGCAGCCTCCATCATCGAGCAGGAGATAGGCGTCGCCATCCCCTGGTGGGTCGTCTCGCTCATCATGGCGGCCATCATCTTGGTGTTCAGCTACTTCGGCATCGAGGGTGGCACGAAGTTCCTCATGGTCTGCCTCGTGTGCGAGGTCTCCGTGCTGGCGCTCGTCGACGTGAGCGTACTCATCCACGAGGGCTTTGGCGCCTACACGCTCGAGTCGTTCTCGCCCGCAGTGTTCTTCTCCGGCGCGCCAGGTCTGGGCGTGTGCTTCGCGTTTTTGTGCTTCATCGGCTTCGAGGCCACGGCCATCTTCGGCGAGGAGACGAAGAACCCGCGTAAGACGGTCCCCCGCGCCACGTTCATCGCTGTCATCGTCATCGGCCTCGTCTACTCGCTGTCTGCCTGGTCGGTCATCGCGGCCGTCGGTGCCGACAACGTCGTGCAGATGGCCACAGACGACCCCTCAGGCCTCTACCACTCCGTCGCCGTCGAATACTGCGGGGACATCGTTGGACACATATTCTTCTGGCTGCTGCTCATCTCGAACTTCGCGTCGTGGATGGCCTCGCATAACATGGCGTCACGCTACCTGTTCGCCTTCGCGCGCGCCGACCTGCTCCCCAAGGCCCTGTGCAAGACGAACGCCCACAAGTCGCCGTTCATCGCGTCGTGCGCCAACATGGTGTTTGGCGTTGGCCTCGCCTTCATCCTGGCCGCGTTCGGCCTCGACCCCTACAGCCAGATCGGTGCCATCTGCTCTGCCATCGCCATCGCAGGCATCATGGCCCTCGAGCTCATCGTCTGCATCGCCGTGTTCATGTACATGCGCAAGCACAATGCCGAAGAAGGCTTCGGCCACAACGTCTTTCAGACGACTATTGCGCCCGCCATCGCCCTTGTTGGCATGATATACGTGCTCTATCTCGTGCTGAGCAACTTCCCACTGCTCACCGGCTTTGAGGGACTGCCCGTGAACCTCTTCCTGGGCGGCCTCATGCTCATCGTCGGCATCGTCGGCTACGTCGTGGCCGTCGTCCTGGACAAGAAGGGGAAGCTGGCTGACCCCGTCTCTATCGAGGTCGACTAGGGTCCGCACCAGCACAGCCCTTCTGCACCGAACCGTCTGTATGCTTGAAAGGGAGAACACATGGCAGAGATCAAGGAAGTCTACGTCGACTATCTGGGCTACAAAACG
This genomic window contains:
- a CDS encoding GntP family permease; the protein is MTGIALIVAFVIAIVLMIVMISKFKIHPFISIMLVSLVFGLVAGIPLVDQTLDDGTKVSGIASVIGAGFSGTFTSIGIVIILGALVGSILEATGGAFKLADMVVKLVGKKHPEIAMALMGWIVSIPVFCDSGFVILNPIRKAIVKRTAASSVMLTVCLSAGLYISHVFIPPTPGPIAAAGSLGLSEDLLLVMGMGVLASIIPLIAGILYARFIGKRVKAADEADAAETVATYEELKAQYGTLPGGFNTLAPIVVPIVLMALGSVSSMAGWTGVIDDLLTFFGTPMIALAVGTVFGVIQLASTGKLDKFYDLCQETLKVVGPILFITAAGGVLGKVISSTDIVNFIKSQAGALEMLGIFFPFLLAAILKTAQGSSTVAITTTAGMLAPLMTTLGFDMPVAAALAVMAIGAGAMTVSHANDSYFWVVTNFGAMQPDQGYRTQTIATGILGVSGIVGIWIIYMICGAMGLA
- a CDS encoding glycerate kinase produces the protein MSAIDVCRIMAETLQERFPDATIRTIPVADGGEGSVDAFLAALPGKRMEATVCGPYRESIPSYYGLLDNGTAVIEMAAAAGLPLVGENRHAEKTTTYGVGQLLLDALDHGATRVIMGLGGSSTNDGGCGMAAACGVRFLDETGEAFVPVGETLSHIAHIDMRGLDPRLKDVEIVTMCDIDNPLCGTTGAAAIFGPQKGATPSQVRMLDEGLAHLASVILADLRRYVLSVPGGGAAGGMGAGMVAFFGSPLQMGIQTVLDTAGFNELVREADVVFSGEGCFDGQSLHGKVVVGVASRCKAAGKPLIAVAGAIDDTVIASAVEAGVSHLCCINRTGVPLSIALKHPRSNLAHTMGLLSEVLATTSVNELPPRIHLPGDAGAEEMPGAMMPF
- a CDS encoding APC family permease, whose translation is MAHEPSPGNELKHGAIGTLALVFLVIAAAAPLGASATNTPLIFMLGNGAAAPMDFVFIGILLLFFSVGFTAMASHVTNAGAFYTYISMGMGKKLGTAAGYVAVAAYNMLSVYLVSAGGTFAASIIEQEIGVAIPWWVVSLIMAAIILVFSYFGIEGGTKFLMVCLVCEVSVLALVDVSVLIHEGFGAYTLESFSPAVFFSGAPGLGVCFAFLCFIGFEATAIFGEETKNPRKTVPRATFIAVIVIGLVYSLSAWSVIAAVGADNVVQMATDDPSGLYHSVAVEYCGDIVGHIFFWLLLISNFASWMASHNMASRYLFAFARADLLPKALCKTNAHKSPFIASCANMVFGVGLAFILAAFGLDPYSQIGAICSAIAIAGIMALELIVCIAVFMYMRKHNAEEGFGHNVFQTTIAPAIALVGMIYVLYLVLSNFPLLTGFEGLPVNLFLGGLMLIVGIVGYVVAVVLDKKGKLADPVSIEVD